Within the Centropristis striata isolate RG_2023a ecotype Rhode Island chromosome 23, C.striata_1.0, whole genome shotgun sequence genome, the region aatcacagaacggggagggacggcacgGTACTACGGTACTACTCGGCAGaaggaagcttgtagttttgtagttttcttacggatccaacatggctgcagcagacgcaaaactctctttagctgtagacgacgttttaaatagtttagagcgaaagttgatttcaaaagaagaacaacgtttgactttaaactcctgtttcaccacgaaaaaggatgttttagccttgcttccaacaggatttggcctACCAACAagcaactagccccgctaccgctcactgctgtaacgccggtgatctcacaGCGAGCTAGGGGACAGCGGACCCGCCGAGCACTGCCAGTAGattgtgagctgaaactatagagcagccagagtcagaacatgctgcagaaaaacgttgcagaagcagaattgagcattttagtctcaaagtagtaGGGATGGAACGGTTCATGAAAACCGTCAGAATTGTTCGGTTCGACTGTCTCGGTTCAATTTGCGTGTGTTGCGTTCGGTTCATGCGCTGCTCATTTTTCTCATGAGGGGCGAAGCGTGTACACTCCAGAGCAAAAGGTGGCGCTACTGCGCCTAAAGCCAACCACCAGTAGTAAACAAGAACAACAAGCGAAGCGGTGTAGCCGGgtgtagcagatagaaaaagTAGTGGGTCAGTTGTTGTGGAGAAATGTGTGGGTATGGTGAGTGGGAAAGAGCCAGAGTTAGAAGATGCGCCAGCAGCACTCTATAGGTCTGCTGTATGGGACCACTTTGCATTTAGAGTGACCTACGACGGCGGCGGTAAGAAAGTTGACAAAAGTGCGACAGTGTGCAAGCATTGTGCAACACGTGTTGTTTACGCTAACGGCAACACTATTCCGTTCTATTATTAAAGCACTGGAGCCACGATATAAAATCCCCTCCCGCAAACACTTCAGCAACACGGTAATTACCACACTTTATGAAGAGACCCAACAAGGAATTGTTTAAGAGTTGTCTGACACAGCCTCTGTAGCGCTAACTACTGATGGATGGACCTCTAGGGCTACTGAATGTTTCCTGGCTGTGACTGCCCATTACATTACCTCAGAATGGCAGATGAAAAGCTCCGTTTTACAGACACGCCCCCTTTATTAGAGCCATACTAGCGAGCATCTCTCTGAAGCACTGACAGAATGGAAGTTGCAGTGCAGTATGTGTTAGTTTGATTTAAGCTACATTTTATATTGATGATTGTTTACTGgatgatttattttgttattttagatAGCACAGTGACACTTAAGTTTGATAAGAAATCCAGCCTTAATTATTTGATTTGTATTTCAAgcactgcacttttaagttCAAGAGGAAAAAACTAAGTTTTCCATGAAGTACTGATAATCAGGCAATTGATACATGTCAACATTATTTTTGAGTTAATTTCAAACAAAAGGACCTCAGTCAAGTGTGTAGAGCCTATGCTTCTTTGTTAAAGATATCTCTGTTTGCCAAGTAAATGAAGCACATGTTGGAACTAGCAATGTCTCTTCTCTCACAATGATGTATCAAATGTTAGACTGCTTTATTCTTTCAGTTTTAACATGACTATAcaagacacaattgattttCCTAACAATCAACGTATACCGAACCGAAAACCGTTACCATAAAACCGTGAACTGAACCGAACCGTGGAGTTTGTGAACCGTTCCACTCCtacaaagtagagatgggctaggtaaacatcaatttctgtcgctctacatacgtcatctggtataactgatacgattggctaagagctacctacagatgcttttgatagacattcatatcgcccaataaacggctctggaggatcgtaaaccacacctctacggaaaaatgaatggctggtttccagactaatctcatttgtgattagtctggcgttagccaggctagaatCTTATAGCAACTCATTTATTATGTTTAGATGACTTGTAATTAGCtgcttgtgtgttgtgtggaaaaaaaacaattaacctATTAATTATGTGAATTGTGCAATACGTAATACTAATGTGCTCAGCATTGGATCATATTTAGTTTCGTTACTATCACAGTTcctcttttgtgtttaaaatggaGAAATAAAGTTGATGTCAGCAGAGACTTccccttttttaaatcaacctCTTTGGGAGAAgaagtcttctttttttttgaagggAATGTTTTGTTCTTGTAAAATTAGTTAACTTGTTCAATTAAATAAtccacattgtgtgtgtgtgtgtgtgtgtgtgtgtgtgtgtgtgtgtgtgtgtgtgtgtgtgtgtgtgtgtgtgtgtgtgtgtgtgtgtgtgtgtgtgtgtgtgtgtgtgtgtgtgtgtgtgtgtgtgtgtgtgtgtgtgtgtgtgtgtgtgtgtgtgtgtgtgtgtgtgtgtgtgtgtgtggttgtagAAGACAAAAGTTGACATAATTTATTGCCTGTTTGCAGCAGAGAAAGTCTCACTGTGTGATCAATAATCTGATATGTGACCTCTAGCTGCAGCCGAGGAGACTGCTGCTCCAGAGAACACGACCCGAGGTAGAGAAACCTGCATTTTGTTGCATCGCAGAACCACAAATAATCTGATTTAACACTTTGAATCACTAATATATTCTGTGGCACTTTATAAACACCGTTCTGTTTATACCATTAATATCTCATTAAAAAGCTTGATTCTCACTGTGTGGAATCACTAGGACCAGCAGGCTTGATTTTAAGGTTGTTTTCCTAAcaaatacatagaaatgtactgatttgttatttattaaaatattaaatccaGCAACGTGGTGAAGAAAAATCCTCAAATTTAACagagttaaccctctatggtacagtaTTGctccatttttggcctgtcaaatttctacaatgcatgtttttgagtaatgcgatactttaaaaaaagagtatagggaaccaatagcaatgctttaatttgtcacatgacccccaggaggccatattgaaaccctattttgcagacctttgccattttgcgccacaaaaaaatcactcaaaacgtcatttcctggtCCTTTtctatctggaaaaaatatatttactacTGATAggagagtaaaccttcatttttgatagtttcatacattttttaacaatgaCACATTTGACAAATTACATCACTGtaatcaaatataatttaaagcAATTCTGATGGAAAATATTCTGTTAAGGAGTCCACAGATCAGTGCATCGTTCCATAGATGTTTGTGATCATTGTTGCAGACCAATAAGCGAAACAAGTGTGTTCCATTTAGCTTTATTAGTTTTCTGGAAGACTCTAATAACATTTGGTTTCACAGACTTAAAGATACTTAAGTTGACTTTGTTCTTTAACTCAGATTGTTTGATCTGATGTTTTTCTCATGATGGTTTTCTCTGAGTTTAATTTGAAGAAGTTACTGAAGTTGTGAGCATTGATTTAATGTCAGTTATAAAGTGTGAAGAGTTCTATAACTGATACAGTCAGTGATCACATTAACTGAATATTTTCCGTCAtttatagacttttttttaacaatgacaCATTTGACAAATTACATCACTGtaatcaaatataatttaaagcAATTCTGATGGAAAGTATTCTGTTAAGGAGTCCACAGATCAGTGCATCGTTCCATAGATGTTTGTGATCATTGATGCAGACCAATAGGCAAAACAAGTGTCTTATGGCAGTTTGGGGTTTTATTGCAGAGTTTtgcaggttgtgtgtgtgttaatgcatGCACGTGAGGATGCATGCACGTTCTCGGTTGCAGGTATTGCAAATTTATGTTATCAAAAGTGTATTTCAGACCATTTAGTTTTCTGCATGCAGTGTGTGATGATGCTTCCTGGGCTGATTTGTGCCGACGAACGCCGTGATTGGTTGATGTTTGAGAGCGATATGCACGCTGCGGTTAAAGCTCCGCCTTCAATCCAAACCTCAGAGCGGCCCGTCAGAGGATCCCGGCTGCGCTCCGCCCTGAGGGACGAGCTGAGGATGATCCATGAGAAGATGGAGGCCAAGAGGATCGCTCGCATCGCTCTGGCCGAGATCAGGGCCTTCCTCgccgaggaagaggaggagaaggagaaggccTGGGTGCTGAAGATGAAGACGCTGGAGGCTGCGCAGGAGCAGCTGAGGGAGGAGCGGAGGAGGGAGGCAGAGAGGgcggagaaggagaggagggagagggaagCAAAGGAGGAGGCCGAGAAGGAGAGgctggagaaagagagacaagaGATGGAGAGATTGGCCAAAGAAAAGGCGGCCAAAGAGGAGAGGGAAAGATTGGAGCAAGAGAGGGCGGAGAAggaaaagatggagagagagcgTCTGGCCCGGGAACGAGAGAGGGCAGAGAGGGAGCAGCAGGAAAGAGAGAGGGCTGAGAAGGAGAGGATGGAGAGGGAGAAGGCAGAGAAAGAGCAgttagagagggagagactggagaaagagagaattgCCAAagataaagaggaaaaagaaagagtGGAGAGGGAACGAATCGCCAAAGAAAGAGCCGAAAAAGAACGGCTGGAGAAAGAACGAATTGCTAAAGAAAGAGCTGAAAAAGAACGACTGGAGAGGGAACGAATCGCCAAAGAAAGAGCCGAAAAAGAACGACTGGAGAGGGAACGAATCGCCAAGGAAAGAGCCGAAAAAGAACGACTGGAGAGGGAACGAATCGCCAAAGAAAGAGCCGAAAAAGAACGAGCAGAGAGGGAACGAATCGCCAAAGAAAGAGCCGAAAAAGAACGTCTGGAGAGGGAACGAATCGCCAAAGAAAGAGCCGAAAAAGAACGAGCAGAGAGGGAACGAATAGCTAAAGAAAGAGCTGAAAAAGAACGAGCGGAGAGGGAACGAATCGCTAAAGAAAGAGCTGAAAAAGAACGAGCGGAGAGGGAACGAATCGCTAAAGAAAGAGCTGAAAAAGAACGACTGGAGAGGGAACGAATCGCTAAAGAAAGAGCTGAAAAAGAACGAGTGGAGAGGGAACAAATCGCTAAAGAAAGAGAACGAATTGCCAGAGAGAAGGAGCGACAAGAACGGGAAAGAATCGCCAAAGAAAGAGCAGAAAAAGAGAAGCTAGAGAGGGAACGTATTGCCAAGGAAAACGAGAGAATTGCGAGGGAAAAGGAGAGGATGGAACGAGAGAGGGCCGAAAAGGAAAGAATAGAGAGAGAACGAGTCGCTAGGGAAAAAGAGAGAATCgccaaagaaaaggaaagagttgccagagagaaggaaaggatTGAGAGGGAAAGGGCAAGAATAGctcaggagaaggagagagcggcgagagaagagaaggagaggataGAGAGAGCAGCGAAGGAAAGGGAGAGAATGGAACAGGcgagacaggagagagagcgagcggtGAGGGAGAAGTTGGCCCGCGAGAGGGCTGACAAGGAGCTGATGGAGAGGCAGAGGCTGGCCAGAGAGAAGAAGCAAGAGGTCGCCATCGAGAGAAAACCAAACGCCTCCCAGCCCAAAGCTCCGGCCGCCGAGGAgaggagcgagagagcgagCGTGGCGGCCGTCAGGAGGGAGAAGAGCGTGGCGGAGGGGAAGAAGAAGTGACGCCACGGGGCTGAGTGACTCTTAATGGTGCTAGAAGAGGATTAAAGGAggttttgaggagtttttcaccagatgtgaaatatatatatatatatatatatatatatatgtatatttcacATCTGGAATCTTGAAATAAAGTGCAGTACTTGATGAAATTGAGCTGACTGGTGAATCCAGCTGCCATTAGTGGTGATTGTTGATATTCTGCTGGTGCAGTGGTTTTATTTCTCCTCAGAATTGaatattttctagttttgggtgTTCAAATGTTTTAAAGAAATCCTGAAATGTCGTGTGCAGATAAAATGGGAGTTAAAACAGTGTAGTGTTCTATCCGTCCCACTGTTGGGAGCGTCTTGCTTCAGTGTGCATGTTGGGTTATTTagaaaatgtttgttattgtgagttttattttgttgaaaaaagCGAGTAAATGTGAGGAGAAGAAGAGTCGTCTTATCTCATGATGCCAGCGTCATGCCGTCCGTGTGATGGATCCTTTTTCTGTCCTGTGGaggaaaaaatacagatatcaGGGTTACCGCTATATTAATTTAGTAGCAGCGGCCCACCATGTTagacctgccttcaaaataaaagcaaacacatgtacctttcaaaataaaagcacatggatgtgttaacagagtccactaaatcattttcaagaagaCTGTTAAAATATGATGCCCTAAATAAAACGGAAGAACCCTTTTTCTCCgatacaatatttcattaaaatatgcaatgatcaggaaggaatagtggcattagaatgtgcgagaggcaccaaatttaccCTTttatggcaaaaacattctccgggggagcatgcccccagaccccaATCATAGTCtcataaaatcctgtgggaaacactggttctaaagcttgttttgcagtcgagtgtcattttttatactttttaaatag harbors:
- the LOC131962117 gene encoding uncharacterized abhydrolase domain-containing protein DDB_G0269086-like — encoded protein: MHAREDACTFSVAGIANLCYQKCISDHLVFCMQCVMMLPGLICADERRDWLMFESDMHAAVKAPPSIQTSERPVRGSRLRSALRDELRMIHEKMEAKRIARIALAEIRAFLAEEEEEKEKAWVLKMKTLEAAQEQLREERRREAERAEKERREREAKEEAEKERLEKERQEMERLAKEKAAKEERERLEQERAEKEKMERERLARERERAEREQQERERAEKERMEREKAEKEQLERERLEKERIAKDKEEKERVERERIAKERAEKERLEKERIAKERAEKERLERERIAKERAEKERLERERIAKERAEKERLERERIAKERAEKERAERERIAKERAEKERLERERIAKERAEKERAERERIAKERAEKERAERERIAKERAEKERAERERIAKERAEKERLERERIAKERAEKERVEREQIAKERERIAREKERQERERIAKERAEKEKLERERIAKENERIAREKERMERERAEKERIERERVAREKERIAKEKERVAREKERIERERARIAQEKERAAREEKERIERAAKERERMEQARQERERAVREKLARERADKELMERQRLAREKKQEVAIERKPNASQPKAPAAEERSERASVAAVRREKSVAEGKKK